A genomic window from Aquitalea aquatilis includes:
- a CDS encoding tetratricopeptide repeat-containing response regulator: MSDKHPSTTYQSLTAGQGGAEPARKSYEDPYGSRLFLIIDSLPEMQRALAMTLASFGADKVEYASKAGDALAKMAKFEFDVVLCDYDLGNGYDGLYLFEEVKERNLIKQSCVFMIVTGERRSQRVISAAELAPDDYLLKPFTGEVLSQRLEKAMRRREAFRVVDEAIMRHEYLAAIDACSRKISQRGEFTLDFMKLKGSLAQKIGDFDTARNLYMEVLRLKPLAWAKLGLAKSLTGLKSYDEARLLFEEVLTDNERVMEAYDWLAKLHRIHHNLPGAQSTLEKATTLSPVVLRRQKQLAEVALLNKDLETAEAASEETLNIAKYTWHRSPTHYAMLARVQMARGETGTAARTLGNLRRDYRYNETGEWMCTVIDSQLQGKLGNRDKARTLLAEAEAGYQKLSENLPADAQMEFARACFAQGKQDSGNAAMRDLVRNNHDNEELLSTIGGLFDEMGLGEMGRQLIADNVQSVLELNNQAVREAQAGRFDQAIERFVKAHEEMPHNVQVMLNLANATMAYVHGNGWHESHMRRAYDMLVQVRTLAPANNKFQKILRAWRQLVEKLGKPQWVL, encoded by the coding sequence ATGAGTGACAAGCACCCTTCCACCACCTACCAGAGCCTGACCGCAGGGCAGGGTGGCGCCGAACCGGCACGCAAGTCCTACGAGGACCCGTACGGCAGCCGCCTGTTCCTGATCATCGACAGCCTGCCGGAGATGCAGCGCGCGCTGGCCATGACGCTGGCCTCGTTTGGTGCCGACAAGGTCGAATACGCCAGCAAGGCCGGTGATGCGCTGGCCAAGATGGCCAAGTTCGAATTCGACGTGGTGCTGTGCGACTACGACCTGGGCAATGGTTACGATGGCCTCTACCTGTTTGAAGAGGTAAAGGAACGCAACCTGATCAAGCAGTCCTGCGTGTTCATGATCGTCACTGGCGAGCGCCGCTCGCAGCGGGTGATTTCCGCAGCCGAGCTGGCCCCGGACGACTACCTGCTCAAGCCCTTCACCGGCGAAGTGCTCAGCCAGCGGCTGGAAAAAGCCATGCGCCGGCGCGAGGCTTTTCGCGTGGTGGACGAAGCCATCATGCGCCACGAATACCTGGCCGCCATTGATGCCTGTAGCCGCAAGATCAGCCAGCGCGGCGAGTTCACCCTCGACTTCATGAAGCTCAAAGGCTCGCTGGCGCAAAAAATCGGCGACTTCGACACCGCCCGCAATCTGTATATGGAAGTGCTGCGCCTCAAGCCGCTGGCCTGGGCCAAGCTGGGGCTGGCCAAGTCGCTGACCGGGCTGAAGTCCTACGACGAAGCGCGCCTGCTGTTCGAAGAAGTACTCACCGACAACGAAAGGGTGATGGAAGCCTACGACTGGCTGGCCAAGCTGCATCGCATCCATCACAACCTGCCCGGCGCGCAAAGCACGCTGGAAAAGGCCACCACGCTGTCGCCGGTGGTATTGCGCCGGCAAAAGCAGCTGGCCGAGGTGGCGCTGCTGAACAAGGATCTGGAAACCGCCGAAGCCGCCAGCGAAGAAACCCTCAATATCGCCAAGTACACCTGGCATCGCAGCCCCACCCACTACGCCATGCTGGCGCGGGTGCAGATGGCGCGTGGCGAAACCGGCACCGCCGCCCGTACCCTGGGCAATCTGCGCCGTGACTACCGCTACAACGAAACCGGCGAATGGATGTGCACCGTCATCGACAGCCAGTTGCAAGGCAAGCTGGGCAATCGCGACAAGGCGCGCACGCTACTGGCCGAGGCGGAAGCCGGCTACCAGAAGCTGAGCGAAAACCTGCCGGCCGATGCGCAAATGGAATTCGCCCGCGCCTGTTTTGCCCAGGGCAAGCAGGACAGTGGCAATGCCGCCATGCGCGACCTGGTGCGCAACAACCACGACAACGAAGAGCTGCTGTCCACCATCGGTGGCCTGTTCGATGAAATGGGGCTGGGTGAAATGGGCCGCCAGCTGATTGCCGACAATGTGCAGTCCGTGCTGGAGCTGAATAACCAGGCGGTACGCGAAGCCCAGGCCGGCCGCTTCGACCAGGCCATCGAGCGCTTCGTCAAGGCGCACGAGGAAATGCCGCACAATGTGCAGGTCATGCTTAACCTGGCCAACGCCACCATGGCCTATGTGCATGGCAATGGCTGGCATGAAAGCCATATGCGCCGTGCTTACGACATGCTGGTGCAGGTGCGCACGCTGGCACCGGCCAATAACAAGTTTCAGAAAATCCTCCGCGCCTGGCGGCAACTGGTGGAAAAACTGGGCAAGCCGCAATGGGTGCTGTAG
- the tolB gene encoding Tol-Pal system beta propeller repeat protein TolB, whose translation MFALLASTGARAEMTIEIVGGGASKHAIAVVPFKDETTRLREALTPIIRSDLELSGAFRMVDGAAVANVPVEPADVRYPLWQGAGAQSIAIGKVEAVAGGQVKISFRLLDVAQKKQLTSGEFTVTPDRGREVAHTIADMIYQAITGQKGIFNTRVVYVLKNGRNYMLQVGLITDVDSNRAQTILRSKEPIISPSWSPDGRYLAYVSFESKKPVVWVQDLATGQRRAVANFKGSNSAPAWSPDGSKLAVVLTTTGNSQIYLVNTLGGAPRRLSYSDAIDTEPAFTPDGSQIYFVSDRTGGPQIYRMAVSGGAAQRVTWQGSYNVSPRVSPDGRTLTFIRREAGRFRVMAQDLATGDVRALSDNGFNERPSFAPNGRMVLYASDAGGKSVLYATTLDGSSKVKLAVINGEVQDPSWGPFNNPQ comes from the coding sequence ATGTTTGCCTTGCTGGCCAGCACCGGCGCCCGCGCTGAAATGACCATCGAAATCGTCGGCGGCGGCGCCAGCAAGCACGCCATCGCCGTGGTGCCGTTCAAGGATGAAACCACACGCCTGCGCGAAGCGCTGACACCCATCATCCGCAGCGATCTGGAGCTGTCCGGCGCGTTTCGCATGGTGGATGGCGCGGCCGTTGCCAATGTGCCGGTGGAGCCGGCGGATGTCCGTTACCCGCTGTGGCAAGGTGCTGGCGCGCAGTCCATCGCCATCGGCAAGGTCGAGGCAGTGGCCGGCGGACAGGTGAAGATCAGCTTCCGCTTGCTGGATGTGGCGCAGAAAAAGCAGCTGACTTCCGGCGAGTTCACCGTGACGCCAGACCGTGGCCGCGAAGTAGCGCATACCATCGCCGACATGATTTATCAGGCCATTACCGGGCAGAAGGGCATTTTCAATACCCGGGTGGTGTATGTGCTGAAAAACGGCCGCAACTATATGTTGCAGGTGGGGCTGATCACCGATGTGGACAGCAACCGGGCGCAAACCATTCTGCGCTCGAAAGAGCCGATCATCTCGCCCAGCTGGAGTCCGGATGGCCGTTATCTGGCTTATGTTTCGTTTGAAAGCAAGAAGCCGGTGGTGTGGGTGCAGGATCTGGCCACCGGTCAGCGCCGCGCCGTGGCCAATTTCAAGGGCAGCAATTCCGCCCCGGCCTGGAGCCCGGATGGCAGCAAGCTGGCAGTGGTGCTGACCACCACCGGCAACTCGCAGATTTATCTGGTGAATACCCTGGGCGGTGCACCGCGCCGCCTCAGCTATAGCGATGCGATTGATACCGAGCCGGCGTTTACCCCGGATGGCAGCCAGATCTACTTTGTGTCCGACCGCACCGGCGGGCCGCAAATTTATCGCATGGCTGTCAGCGGTGGGGCCGCCCAGCGCGTTACTTGGCAGGGTAGCTACAACGTTTCGCCGCGTGTTTCACCGGATGGCCGCACGCTGACCTTTATCCGGCGCGAGGCCGGCCGCTTCCGCGTGATGGCGCAGGATCTGGCCACCGGCGATGTGCGTGCGCTGTCGGACAATGGTTTTAACGAACGCCCCAGTTTCGCCCCCAATGGCCGCATGGTGCTGTATGCCA
- a CDS encoding LytR/AlgR family response regulator transcription factor — MGAVERLRVLVVDDEPLARERMVALVAQCGAAAVAALGDAMAASDWLERHAADVLLLDISMPGISGVELARRLRQHPLPLQLIFTTAHEHYAVDAFELDAADYLLKPVRLERLRQALDKAARRCGGKPAIEAHFSVRHRDRLLNIPFSAVRYLKAEQKYVSLVTVDEEYLLDDSLVALEQRLGDSVLRIHRNCLVMRHALQELLRTGNADEELWAVRLRGIAQPLAVSRRQLPAIRASLRQISS; from the coding sequence ATGGGTGCTGTAGAGCGGCTGCGCGTGCTGGTGGTGGACGATGAGCCACTGGCGCGTGAGCGCATGGTGGCGCTGGTGGCCCAGTGTGGTGCGGCTGCCGTGGCCGCGCTGGGTGATGCCATGGCCGCCAGCGACTGGCTGGAGCGACATGCTGCCGATGTGCTGCTGCTGGACATCTCCATGCCCGGCATCAGTGGCGTGGAACTGGCTCGCCGCCTGCGCCAGCATCCGCTGCCGCTGCAACTGATCTTCACCACCGCGCACGAGCACTATGCGGTCGATGCCTTCGAGCTGGATGCTGCCGATTACCTGCTCAAACCGGTCAGGCTGGAGCGCCTGCGCCAGGCGCTGGACAAGGCCGCACGCCGCTGTGGCGGCAAGCCTGCCATCGAGGCCCATTTCAGCGTGCGCCATCGCGACCGGCTGCTCAACATCCCCTTCAGCGCGGTACGCTATCTCAAGGCCGAGCAGAAGTACGTCAGCCTGGTCACCGTCGATGAGGAATACTTGCTGGATGATTCGCTGGTGGCGCTGGAGCAGCGGCTAGGCGACAGCGTATTGCGCATCCACCGCAATTGTCTGGTGATGCGCCATGCGCTGCAGGAGCTGCTGCGCACCGGCAATGCCGACGAAGAACTATGGGCGGTGCGCTTGCGCGGCATTGCCCAGCCACTGGCGGTCAGCCGCCGCCAGCTGCCGGCCATCCGCGCCAGCTTGCGCCAGATAAGCAGCTAG
- a CDS encoding sensor domain-containing diguanylate cyclase, which yields MRIKLATLACTLLWFVLSALIAMAFLSRAVLSAEQEFDLLATRLSEQLTQKLQINDTILDSYAAFAMLDHQHDAQEQIFARQMAERYPQLVSLERIRRVTQQQLPVWSTQMAERWGGDFRLHAYAAGSLAVLYPLPAHPDYYPIESIQPLTQAVRPLLGADIARDPQLQQTLQHALRTGRTTMSAPFLLREGYRGHVLLQPLNASALLLQGRLPEQFVALVLRSDYLRPADTTLPAGMKLSIRQRGQPSAAAAYVQIPGQQNGWLSTLGFPRLQLERALGSEAQVLNLRLDWQLGWFLLSGFELSVIFCQSLLLFLLLAVGLRFYRGLLSKQQRRENHLFYLANHDRLTGLANRNLFYDRLQHAISRQNRSGKRLAVLFLDMDRFKPVNDSYGHATGDKVLQLIAARILAIMRSEDTVARLGGDEFVLLMEDVESNREADRVLERLKHAIQQPYEVDGHSIQLGVSIGIAYYPEDGMLIEELLDVADRKMYGDKQPEITRR from the coding sequence ATGCGGATCAAACTGGCCACTCTGGCTTGTACCCTGCTCTGGTTCGTGTTGAGCGCCTTGATAGCCATGGCCTTCCTCAGCCGGGCAGTGCTGAGCGCCGAGCAGGAATTCGATCTGCTGGCCACTCGCCTGTCCGAGCAACTGACGCAAAAGCTGCAGATCAACGACACCATTCTCGACAGCTATGCGGCCTTTGCCATGCTGGACCATCAGCATGACGCGCAGGAGCAGATCTTTGCCCGGCAGATGGCCGAACGTTACCCGCAGCTGGTCTCGCTGGAGCGCATCCGCCGGGTCACCCAGCAGCAATTACCGGTCTGGAGCACGCAGATGGCCGAGCGCTGGGGTGGCGATTTCCGCCTGCATGCCTATGCCGCCGGCAGCCTGGCTGTGCTCTATCCCTTGCCGGCGCACCCCGACTACTACCCGATTGAGTCCATCCAGCCGCTGACCCAGGCAGTACGCCCGCTGCTGGGTGCCGACATCGCACGTGATCCGCAACTGCAACAGACCTTGCAGCACGCGCTGCGCACCGGTCGCACCACCATGTCAGCCCCCTTCCTGCTGCGCGAAGGCTATCGCGGTCATGTGCTGCTGCAGCCGCTCAATGCCAGCGCCCTGCTGTTGCAAGGCCGGCTGCCGGAACAATTTGTCGCGCTGGTGCTGCGCTCCGACTACCTGCGTCCGGCCGACACCACGCTGCCGGCAGGCATGAAGCTGAGTATCCGCCAGCGCGGTCAGCCGTCGGCTGCGGCTGCCTATGTCCAGATCCCCGGCCAGCAGAATGGCTGGCTCAGCACACTGGGCTTTCCGCGGCTGCAGCTGGAACGGGCGCTGGGCAGTGAGGCACAAGTACTGAACTTGCGGCTGGACTGGCAGCTGGGCTGGTTCCTGCTCAGTGGTTTCGAACTGAGCGTGATTTTCTGCCAGTCCCTGCTGCTGTTCTTGCTGCTGGCGGTCGGCCTACGCTTTTACCGCGGCTTGCTGTCCAAGCAGCAACGGCGCGAAAACCACCTGTTCTATCTGGCCAATCACGACCGCCTGACCGGTCTGGCCAATCGCAACCTGTTTTACGACCGGCTGCAACACGCCATTTCGCGGCAGAACCGCAGTGGCAAGCGGCTGGCGGTGCTGTTTCTGGACATGGACCGCTTCAAGCCGGTCAATGACAGCTATGGCCACGCGACCGGTGACAAGGTGTTGCAGCTCATCGCAGCCCGCATCCTGGCCATCATGCGCAGCGAGGACACCGTGGCCCGCCTGGGTGGCGACGAATTCGTCCTGCTGATGGAAGATGTCGAGTCCAATCGCGAGGCCGACCGGGTTCTGGAGCGGCTCAAGCATGCCATCCAGCAGCCGTACGAGGTGGATGGCCACAGCATCCAGCTGGGGGTGAGCATCGGCATTGCCTACTATCCCGAAGACGGCATGCTGATCGAGGAATTGCTGGATGTGGCCGACCGCAAGATGTACGGCGACAAGCAGCCGGAGATCACCCGCCGCTGA
- a CDS encoding substrate-binding periplasmic protein, which translates to MYPRLLLLFVLLWWYPASASPLIAYTEELPPLNFLQQDKVSGFSSELLQAMADKAAIPLSQQLLPWARGYAMTQSTPGSLLFSMVRTPERENLFRWVGPIGARRIYLYRLARRKDIQLRNIEQLKQLRTSTLFESATQKRLLELGLRLGEQQDSGRSDAVNLGKLQLGRVDLVAMLDWAMAWQLQQAGLDARQVQAVALLDGQHQYWYALNRQTPDDTVRRLQAALDALQKSGFTERLRQKYMGRDKVPADIADFTQR; encoded by the coding sequence ATGTACCCACGCCTGCTGTTGCTGTTTGTGCTGTTGTGGTGGTATCCGGCCAGCGCCAGCCCGCTGATCGCCTACACCGAGGAATTGCCACCGCTGAACTTTCTGCAGCAGGACAAGGTGAGCGGTTTTTCCAGCGAATTACTGCAGGCCATGGCCGACAAGGCCGCCATCCCGCTCAGCCAGCAGTTGCTGCCCTGGGCACGCGGCTATGCCATGACACAGTCCACTCCCGGCAGCCTGCTGTTCAGCATGGTGCGTACGCCAGAGCGGGAAAACCTGTTTCGCTGGGTAGGCCCCATCGGCGCGCGCCGCATCTATCTGTACCGGCTGGCAAGGCGCAAGGACATCCAGCTGCGCAATATCGAGCAACTGAAACAACTGCGCACCAGCACCCTGTTCGAATCCGCCACGCAAAAGCGGCTGCTGGAGCTGGGCTTGCGCCTTGGCGAGCAGCAGGACAGCGGCCGCAGCGATGCAGTGAACCTGGGCAAGCTGCAGCTGGGACGCGTCGATCTGGTGGCCATGCTGGACTGGGCGATGGCCTGGCAACTGCAACAGGCCGGGCTGGATGCCCGCCAGGTGCAGGCGGTCGCCCTGCTGGACGGCCAGCACCAGTACTGGTATGCGCTGAACCGGCAAACGCCGGACGACACGGTCAGACGCTTGCAGGCTGCGCTGGATGCACTACAGAAAAGTGGCTTCACCGAACGGCTGCGCCAGAAATACATGGGCCGGGACAAAGTCCCGGCCGACATTGCCGACTTCACTCAGCGCTGA
- a CDS encoding UvrD-helicase domain-containing protein yields the protein MSELLAGLNNEQLRAVTWPAKSALVLAGAGSGKTRVLTTRIAWLIATGQVNPAGVLAVTFTNKAAREMHTRLGAMVPVNVRTMWIGTFHGLCNRFLRAHYRDAGLPQTFQILDSADQQAAIKRLLKSMELSDEKYPPRAVQSFINGSKEAGVRAERLPPPLTPYEAKLHELYATYDAQCRREGVVDFAELLLRSYELLQANAALRAHYQGRFRHILVDEFQDTNRLQYAWLKLLSGEHNVLFAVGDDDQSIYAFRGAEVGNMRALLSDFQVAEPVRLEQNYRSVGTILTAANALIERNDGRLGKNLWTDAGEGEQIRLYEAYSDGDEAQFIIDEVKSLQREGMNLSDMAILYRSNAQSRVLEHVLVNAQLAYRIYGGLRFFERLEVKHALAYLRLVSNPDDDNALLRVINVPARGIGARTVENLQAVSREQGVTLWQACCAAGGGRTAAKLGEFVLLIEALRSKAEGMTLAETVSLIIDHSGLRAMYEQDKKEGEERLANLDELINAAAGFFPDAAEQAIVEFLSAASLEAGEHQAEAGEDALQLMTVHAAKGLEFDAVFVSGLEEGLFPHENSMNDSKGLEEERRLMYVAVTRARKRLYLSCAQSRMLHGQSRYPVRSRFVEEIPPELVRVLSATVKPVPQNTHRRAPWLDEVAAPAVPAAQLQGFRIGQSVGHAKFGSGVVINAEGSGSDLRLQINFAEHGLKWLDLRYAKLTAE from the coding sequence ATGAGTGAGCTGTTAGCCGGACTGAACAACGAACAACTGCGTGCCGTCACCTGGCCTGCCAAGAGTGCGCTGGTGCTGGCCGGGGCCGGCAGTGGCAAAACCCGGGTGCTGACTACCCGCATCGCCTGGCTGATTGCCACCGGGCAGGTGAATCCGGCCGGGGTGCTGGCCGTCACCTTTACCAACAAGGCGGCGCGCGAAATGCATACCCGGCTGGGGGCCATGGTGCCGGTGAATGTACGCACCATGTGGATTGGCACCTTTCATGGCCTGTGCAATCGCTTTCTGCGCGCGCATTACCGCGATGCCGGCCTGCCGCAGACTTTCCAGATTCTCGACTCGGCCGACCAGCAGGCTGCCATCAAACGCCTGCTGAAAAGCATGGAGCTGTCGGACGAAAAATACCCGCCGCGTGCGGTGCAGAGCTTTATCAATGGCAGCAAGGAAGCCGGCGTGCGTGCCGAGCGCCTGCCACCGCCGCTGACGCCGTATGAGGCCAAGCTGCACGAGCTATATGCCACGTACGACGCGCAGTGCCGCCGCGAAGGCGTGGTGGATTTTGCCGAGCTGCTATTGCGCAGCTACGAGCTGTTGCAGGCCAATGCGGCCTTGCGCGCCCATTACCAGGGCCGTTTCCGCCATATCCTGGTGGACGAATTCCAGGATACCAACCGCCTGCAATACGCCTGGCTCAAGCTTTTGTCCGGCGAGCACAACGTGCTGTTTGCCGTGGGCGATGACGACCAGTCCATCTATGCCTTCCGTGGCGCGGAAGTGGGCAATATGCGTGCGCTGCTGTCCGACTTCCAGGTGGCGGAGCCGGTGCGGCTGGAGCAGAACTACCGCTCGGTCGGCACCATCCTGACGGCCGCCAATGCCCTGATCGAGCGCAATGACGGCCGGCTGGGCAAGAACCTGTGGACCGATGCCGGCGAGGGCGAGCAGATCCGCCTGTACGAAGCCTATTCCGATGGCGACGAAGCCCAGTTCATCATCGACGAGGTAAAGAGCCTGCAGCGCGAAGGCATGAATCTGTCCGACATGGCCATCCTCTACCGCTCCAATGCCCAGTCGCGGGTGCTGGAGCATGTGCTGGTGAACGCCCAGCTGGCCTACCGCATCTATGGCGGCCTGCGCTTTTTCGAGCGGCTGGAAGTGAAGCACGCGCTGGCCTATTTGCGTCTGGTCAGCAATCCGGACGACGACAACGCCCTGCTGCGCGTCATCAATGTACCGGCCCGTGGCATCGGCGCCCGCACGGTGGAAAACCTGCAGGCGGTCAGCCGTGAGCAGGGCGTCACCCTGTGGCAGGCCTGCTGCGCAGCCGGCGGTGGCCGTACCGCCGCCAAACTGGGCGAGTTCGTGCTGTTGATCGAAGCCTTGCGCAGCAAGGCCGAGGGCATGACGCTGGCGGAAACCGTCAGCCTGATCATCGATCATTCCGGCCTGCGCGCCATGTACGAGCAAGACAAGAAAGAGGGCGAGGAGCGGCTGGCCAACCTGGACGAGCTGATCAATGCCGCCGCCGGTTTCTTCCCGGATGCGGCCGAGCAGGCCATTGTCGAATTCCTCAGCGCTGCCAGCCTGGAAGCCGGCGAGCATCAGGCCGAAGCGGGTGAGGATGCGCTGCAACTGATGACCGTGCATGCGGCCAAGGGCCTGGAGTTTGATGCCGTGTTTGTTTCCGGTCTGGAAGAAGGCCTGTTCCCGCACGAAAACAGCATGAACGACAGCAAGGGCCTGGAAGAGGAACGCCGGCTGATGTATGTGGCGGTAACCCGCGCCCGCAAGCGGCTGTATCTGTCCTGCGCCCAGAGCCGCATGCTGCATGGCCAGAGCCGCTATCCGGTCCGTTCGCGCTTTGTCGAAGAAATTCCGCCCGAACTGGTACGCGTGCTGTCTGCTACAGTAAAACCTGTGCCGCAAAACACGCATCGCCGCGCACCCTGGCTGGACGAAGTGGCCGCGCCGGCGGTGCCGGCCGCCCAGCTGCAGGGTTTCCGCATTGGCCAGAGCGTGGGCCATGCCAAGTTCGGTTCCGGTGTGGTGATCAATGCCGAGGGCAGCGGCAGTGATCTGCGGCTGCAGATCAATTTTGCCGAGCACGGGCTGAAGTGGCTGGATTTGCGTTATGCCAAGCTGACCGCCGAATAA
- a CDS encoding DUF3460 family protein — MYQSDFTKFMSEFLDKNPEVDQQRRELRLTLWDRKVSLDDQRRWKESSVAQKPYVYQPE, encoded by the coding sequence ATGTACCAGTCCGACTTCACCAAATTCATGAGCGAATTTCTGGACAAGAATCCGGAAGTAGACCAGCAGCGTCGCGAGCTGCGCCTTACCCTGTGGGACCGCAAGGTGAGCCTGGACGATCAGCGCCGCTGGAAGGAATCGAGCGTGGCGCAAAAGCCGTACGTCTACCAGCCCGAATAA
- a CDS encoding TonB C-terminal domain-containing protein has protein sequence MKRSDSSLSGSLLASLLFHALVGGLLLWAGLNSQQPVKEVPLALELWSSAPPPPAVAEPVPAVKAAPAPPVLTPPAPPPEPPAEVNLGAKKKPEPKPPHQVKPPAEHVSKPAPVQKLLPEKAKPELVKKVETEKKPEPPKKQDKPAEKPVSKPATPAVADKKAAKTPPPEQAGKGSKQSKTYSNEVDDALATLDSPNTGHKANARSTQAGSANGMAGGSINGSAAAKGGWIDKVKAKVTPLVQIPPDVSGNPKVVLLVTLLPTLEVSKVQLISRSGNNAYDEAVQRAIWEARTFPSLPAGANFNDGYRQFKMEFRPRS, from the coding sequence ATGAAGCGCTCCGACTCCTCCCTCTCCGGCTCATTACTGGCCTCGCTGCTGTTCCACGCCCTGGTGGGTGGCCTGCTGCTATGGGCCGGCTTGAACAGCCAGCAGCCGGTCAAGGAAGTGCCGCTGGCGCTGGAATTGTGGAGTAGCGCGCCGCCGCCGCCCGCAGTGGCCGAGCCGGTGCCCGCCGTGAAAGCTGCGCCTGCGCCCCCCGTGCTGACCCCGCCGGCCCCGCCGCCGGAACCACCGGCCGAGGTCAATCTGGGGGCGAAGAAAAAGCCCGAACCCAAGCCGCCGCACCAAGTAAAACCACCAGCAGAGCATGTCAGCAAGCCTGCGCCGGTGCAAAAGCTGTTGCCGGAAAAAGCCAAGCCGGAACTGGTAAAGAAAGTGGAAACGGAGAAAAAGCCGGAGCCGCCGAAAAAGCAGGATAAGCCAGCAGAAAAACCGGTGAGCAAGCCGGCCACACCGGCTGTCGCCGACAAGAAAGCGGCCAAAACCCCGCCGCCAGAGCAAGCGGGCAAGGGCAGCAAGCAGTCGAAAACCTATAGCAACGAAGTCGATGACGCGCTGGCTACGCTGGACAGCCCGAATACCGGCCACAAGGCCAATGCTCGCAGCACGCAGGCTGGTAGCGCCAATGGCATGGCCGGTGGCTCTATCAATGGTTCGGCCGCAGCCAAAGGCGGCTGGATCGACAAGGTCAAGGCCAAGGTGACGCCGCTGGTGCAGATTCCGCCGGATGTGTCCGGCAATCCCAAAGTCGTACTGCTGGTTACCTTGCTGCCCACGCTGGAAGTGAGCAAGGTGCAGCTGATCAGCCGCAGTGGCAACAATGCCTATGACGAGGCAGTGCAGCGTGCCATCTGGGAGGCGCGTACCTTCCCCAGCCTGCCGGCCGGGGCCAATTTCAACGATGGCTATCGCCAGTTCAAGATGGAATTCCGCCCCCGCTCCTAG
- a CDS encoding biopolymer transporter ExbD, producing the protein MLNRRPRRQMNQMNVVPYIDVMLVLLVIFMVTAPMFTPGVIQVPSVSQAAALDQPPLEVVVEMGNKVHIKDGDKSIAANADDPDALAKQVAAQLAGADRPVAISADKDLKYSEVVAVADALHKAGIKRVALTVKQQNHQ; encoded by the coding sequence ATGCTGAATCGCCGCCCCCGCCGCCAAATGAACCAGATGAACGTGGTGCCGTATATCGACGTCATGCTGGTGTTGCTGGTCATCTTCATGGTGACTGCGCCCATGTTCACGCCAGGGGTAATCCAGGTGCCCAGCGTATCGCAGGCCGCCGCACTGGATCAGCCGCCACTGGAGGTGGTCGTGGAGATGGGCAATAAGGTGCATATCAAGGATGGTGACAAGAGCATTGCTGCCAATGCCGACGATCCAGATGCGCTGGCGAAGCAGGTAGCCGCCCAATTGGCAGGTGCCGACCGCCCGGTGGCCATCTCTGCCGACAAAGACCTCAAGTATTCCGAAGTCGTGGCGGTGGCCGATGCCTTGCACAAGGCCGGCATCAAGCGCGTGGCCCTCACCGTCAAGCAGCAGAATCATCAGTAA
- a CDS encoding class I SAM-dependent methyltransferase: MTSRTVPLDGPLHDYLMAIGLTEHPVMRELREFTAGHRMAKMQIAPEQGQFMGWLVQLTGVRRYLEIGVFTGYSTLAAMLAMPADGEAVACDVSEEFTAIAREYWRKAGVESRIRLVLQPALLTLQQLLAEGRAGQFDLVFIDADKPSYQDYYETCLQLVRPGGVIAIDNIFLSGRVVSPRPQDPPGVQLMHDFNARLQQDARIRHCVLPIGDGLTLCTRL, from the coding sequence ATGACCAGTCGTACCGTGCCGCTGGACGGCCCACTGCATGATTACCTGATGGCCATTGGCCTGACCGAGCATCCGGTGATGCGCGAACTGCGCGAATTTACCGCCGGCCACCGCATGGCCAAGATGCAGATCGCCCCGGAACAGGGGCAGTTCATGGGCTGGCTGGTACAGCTGACGGGCGTGCGCCGCTACCTGGAAATCGGCGTGTTCACCGGGTACAGCACGCTGGCTGCCATGCTGGCCATGCCGGCCGATGGCGAGGCCGTGGCCTGTGATGTCAGCGAGGAGTTCACCGCCATCGCGCGCGAATACTGGCGCAAGGCCGGGGTGGAGTCGCGCATCCGGCTGGTATTGCAGCCGGCACTGCTGACGCTGCAACAACTGCTGGCAGAGGGCCGGGCCGGTCAGTTCGACCTGGTATTCATCGATGCCGACAAACCGTCCTACCAGGACTATTACGAGACCTGCCTGCAGCTGGTGCGTCCCGGTGGGGTCATCGCCATCGACAATATCTTTTTGTCCGGCCGTGTGGTGTCGCCACGGCCGCAAGATCCGCCCGGTGTGCAACTGATGCACGATTTCAATGCCCGGCTGCAACAGGATGCGCGCATCCGCCATTGCGTGCTGCCGATAGGCGACGGCCTGACGCTGTGCACCCGGCTATAA